A stretch of DNA from Sebastes umbrosus isolate fSebUmb1 chromosome 14, fSebUmb1.pri, whole genome shotgun sequence:
AAGAAGTTCAGTTCACTGGTTCGAGGCAGTTGAGCGCGAGGCGGCAGACGGAAGAAGTCTCTTTATTTTGTGGTTGTTCAGCCTCTAAATCCTCCAACAGGTGAGAGGAATCCATCTAAACTACAGCCGgctgtgtgagcgtgtgtgcgGACTTGTAGCAGCAGGTCGGCTCCATCGTAGAGGAGATATATAAACTGTTTATAGGACGGCTGCTAGGCCTCACACAGACGGGTTATTATCACCATGAGTTACGGTAGGCCTCCGCCAGACGTCGACGGCATGACTTCACTCAAAGTGGACAACTTAACGTACCGCACGTCTCCGGAGACACTGCGACGGGTGTTCGAGAAGTACGGCCGGGTAGGAGACGTCTACATCCCCCGGGACCGATACACCAAAGAGAGCCGGGGCTTCGCGTTTGTGCGCTTCCACGACAAGAGGGACGCCGAGGACGCGATGGACGCCATGGACGGCGCGCTGCTAGACGGACGGGAGCTGCGAGTCCAGATGGCGCGATACGGCAGACCTCCTGACTCTCACTACGggggaagtggaggaggaggaggtggtggtggtggaggtggtggaggaggaggaggtggaggaggccgacgaggaggaggaggagggacgaCCAGGAGGTacggcggcggtggtggtggtcaTGGACGCCGGAGCAGAAGGTAAGAAGAAACTTGtatcagctaacgttagcactTTGGGtcgccagactccattgaaggATTTGCTAATTCAGGGTGGACTTAGTCTGTTGATCAATACACTTTACTCATAGAACAAAAGAGTTGTTTTTGCGAACCAGCAAGATCCACTCAACAATTCGGCATATACAGAAAAGCAAAATTTGAAATAATTTTACCAAATAGTTAACTTTGGAGGGCGCAGTGAGTAGTGTCTGTATGCAACAGACTTGTTCAAAGGAGTCTGGAGACCGCGTCCTGTTTCCAGACTCCATTGACGAATTTGTTAATTCAGGGTGGACTTAGTCTGTTGATCAATACACTTTCCTCACAGAACAAAAGAGTTGTTTTTGCCAACCAGCAAGATCCACTCAACAATTCGGCATATACAGAAAAGCAAAAGTTCTGATATAATTTTACCAAATAGTTAACTTTGGAGGGCGGTGTGAGTTGCATGGACGCGGtcgccagactccattgaagaATTTGCCTATTTAAGGTGGACTTAGTCTGTTGATCAATACACTTTCCTCATAGAACAAGAGTTGTTTTTGCCAACCAGCAAGATCCACTCAACAATTCGGCGAATACAGAAAAGCAATTTTTGAAATAATTTTACCAAATAGTTAACTTTGGAGGGCGGTGTGAGTTGCATGGACGCGGtcgccagactccattgaataATTTGCATATTCAGGTTTGACTTGAGTCTATTGACCAATACACTTTCCTCATTGAACAAAAGAGTTGTTTTGCAAACCAGCAAGATCCACTCAACAATTCGGCATATACAGAAAAGCAAAAGTTCTGAAATCATTTTACCAAATAGTTAACTTTGGGGGCGGTGTGAGTAGTGACACTACTGCAACTTTTCAGATTTTCCCTTTAAATAATCATCTTGATGGATCATTTGAATGCCGACTTTAGAAGGAGAACCTACTGATTATGTAGTAATGTTTGAGCCTCTTCCTGTTACAGACAAGTATACACAATCTGAAAGCATCAACAAACAGCTTTTTTTAGTTGGAGTTCTTTAGGATGTAGTATCTGCTAATTCCAGCTAATCTGTAAATTTAATCTTTTAATGAAAAGTTTAACAAGCCCAAATTAAATCTGTATCAGTGTAGCCTATTCAAATTTTTCTGAGTTCAGTGCCAGCTGTTTTCACATCATAGATGATAACTCAACCCACTGAATGTATCCAGCTCTTCCCCTAGCCCGAGACACAGAAGACGCAGCAGGTCTCGCAGCAGGAGCCGCTCTCGTTCCCGAAGCCGATCCCGCTACAGCAGATCCCGTTCCAGGTCCTACTCCCGATCCAAGTCTCACTCTCCCAGGAACAAGAAGGTCAAGGCCAAGTCCCCGTCTCGTTCCAGATCTAGATCCAGGTCCCGGTCCAAGTCCAAGTCCAAGTCCAAATCCAAATCCAAATCCAAATCCAAGTCCAAGTCCAGAAGCCGCACCCCTTCCAGAGGGTCCAGGTCAAGATCTAAAAGCCAGCCCAAGTCAGCAGCAGAAAATGGAGGCGAAACCCCGTAGAGCTCAGCATCAGGTGAGTTATGACAAAATGTTGCTGTTACAcagagatttattttgtttgtttccagtGTCTTTTTTTAAGTTAGTACCACAACGAGAGACCGACTAGTTTATCCCCTTTAGCAACCAATACACCAACAAAAATTTAGATTTAAATAGTAGCAattgaaaagttgttttgccCTGGTAAAGATTCATCGTGggagtctttttttcccctgcaaCACAAGTTCTGAACTCAGCTACATTTTCTGTCAAAGCTCATAATTTTCACTGAATACTAAGCGAAGTGTTTGTTAAGAACAGTTCTGTAAACCAAATCTGGAATTCTCTCCTTCCCAAGCTGCGGCATCCTGTTTGCTAAAGTGGAGTTTGAGCTGAGCTGAGGCAGTATGAGCAGGTAGAAGGTATGTGGTGAGCTGCCCACGggccgcctgctgctgctggtgaggGTTTCTGTGCAGCAGGGTGGAGGCAGTCAGAGTTGGGGTTTGGTGTTGAGGTACGTCTGTCTGTGTCCGTCACCGGACATAAAACTGTCCTCCAGGTCACATCCccgtgggggggtgggggggtggggcgTTCTTGTTCAAAACGACAGATTTCCAatgaaaacgtttttttaaaaatgtattgaggTAGACTGCAGTAGGATAAGAAGGCCGTAATCAGATAGGAGGTTTTTCGTGTCCTGCAACATTCGGCTTTAAAGCCCCCCTacagccagttttacttcctgttttttggttctTTCTCAAACGGAGAATGGGGGTGTCGTTAATGGTCAGActtaattcattaccatggcaaccagattgcatcgtttttcaacccagtttagatgaatttactgttcatcagaccacaaatgagacaagaagtAGCACAACACACAGACTCTCTCACTCCCACTCTTCTTTGCCATCTTCTCCTGGCGAGGCGgtcgtctggctgctgctgcaccgaggagccgcacGCTGGTCACAGCGCACCGGAGGACGGACAGACATGTTGCCGAGGTGCACTGTCCACCAGCACTGGCCACTCTCGCCTCAGCTCCCAGCACCGACGCCACACAAGGCTGCACTGCGTTTCATTTGGGTATTTTTGGGCCGAAAGTTGTGCACTCCCCGTCGTCCGGACCTGTTAAAGGCCGGCAAACCTCCAAAACGGCAtcggctgctttccgttaattGATCTCCACAGGGAGACGGTAAAGCAGAGAGCGAGAGACGGTCAGTGTGTTGTGCTAATTCTGATGGTAGGATTTTGTTTAATCCACTGCGTTGATTAAACCCATTCACCGTTcacacaaatgccattgtgaaaataacacacttaagtaaggtggaggaaaataaaatgaaaaccctccgttagctaatgcaacaagttgggctcgctaactacacctaactagctaactaactagaaagacaaactgactgacagacagataaacagatttatcagtttgctgctgctcagacaaaggaacattaacaacaacaacaactgcgcCTGCCCAAGCTTGGAGGTTAACATCTGacttgcagcttctactatagtcatacgtcaaaattatttgtcaaaaaaattagGCAAATAGTGTGGCTAATCagcttagtcaggaaatgactcaaataaatgtgaaatattataataattacaaaatacactggagggggggcTTTAAACATCGCAAATTCAAAATCTAAATTAATGCTGTTATTTAATGTCCCTGACAAATAGGAGTTCCCTGAAAACGAGCGGGCCTCACTCCAGTGATTCAGTCATGTTGGTTTGCTCAGTCCACTAGTATTCATCCTTTGAATCATCTAAAGTGCTTCCAGCAGTTCGCTGATCAGTGCAGCTGCAGAGCTCAGTTATTAATTTTCTTCCTTCAAATCTTGCAATGAAACTTGTGACCGGAGCTGCAATTTATAAAGCTTATTGTCATTTtcaattcatctttttttcagttGAAACATTTGGTCTCTATAATgccagaaaatattgaaaaatgcccatcatatGTTCCCAGATGATGTTTATccttgggggggaaaaaaatcaaaaacaaggAGCCGTGCATGTGTTGAAAATAATTGCAGGTAAAAAAGGTCCTCTGTGATTACGGCCAAAGGATGAAATTATACTACGAGTTGAGGGAAGATGTATGGGGACGTTTGAGGCTTTAATGATTCAGataattataatgataattACTTTCATTGGAACTAAATGTTAAATTATAATGAGTCCTGGTTGAATGCTCCCTGTATGCAGTTAAGTTTTTGTAAATGTGCAGTCAAATCACATCACATAAAATGTGCACAACTGGCTggtatcagatttttttttttaaaagaccaaTATAGAGGCGAAGTACCGCCCAcctgggaccttatttcagaaaaatatgaacagtagtcaACAAGGAGAGATAACTATCAATCGGATcatgtttgaattgcgccatgaatcaaacacgtttgtcaatttaaaagtaaattttgcaagtcaagaaagtctcagtttgtcgtagtaccATTTGgctttgtgtgaaaccgctcagtgaactacatctctcgtctcacacaatatacgtcaccaacactagctagctaagttccacgcacaaatgaaacgttatcttacctgatgtgttttatccagcgactcctggtgtttttatcagccgggaagagaaagaacgatcagacccgttgctggtgtgagtacatcccagtacgaaacacacagacatcttagcttcagagagagagacgccactttgggtgtgtagtctttctcgTTACATATTTTcccagtctgatacttcaataGTTTTACAagaaactgagactttcttgaattgcaaaattatgttttaaatgtacaaacatcatatgtgtgattcatggcacaattcaaacgggatcaacaaaaatatttgtctctcgccgttggcTACCattcatattatatcatatcatcatatttcattccgaaataaggtcccttGGTGGTCTactggaaggggcgggacttcacctctctatatcAGTCCGATGTAAGATGTCCGGCTCTTGTTGACGTTGTGTTCTGTATCCTAACTATGGCTGTTCTGTGCAGTTTTCAGGTGAAGACTGAAAGCTTCAAGTCAAGACTGGATCCAACGCGAGCAACAGTGTCCTGCTGTAAAAGGTTATTATTGTGTCTTCCAtgctttcatttgttttattcatttggcCACAACAAAAGTCTTTGTCTCTTCATTGATgtgattttgattttattttcataatgttttttaaattctgGTTCGATGCTGAATATTTCGTTCTGACCTGGTTTTCTAATGATGACACAGGATAATAATACACAAGTTATTAAGTTTGTACCAGTTGCTCCTCTGCTTTACGTCCTTCTATGGGCCTGTATCAAGAAGCGAGTACGTAGTCCATCTTTCTTTGGCTTTCCTGGCTTTGTTAAAACCTCGCATTTATCCCGGATTACCTGTGGCACAAATTTGGTCACCAGCTGACTCAAAGGTGCGTTTACACCAAAGAGACTGACTTCATAATTACTAATTAATTAAGTATCACATGCAACAGATTGAAAGTGGATTGTTTAATTATACTCGTGACAAAAAGCAGTTTTTATTGaggtaaaatatgtacaataatcCCTAGATTAACTTTTTGGTATAACTAAAACGGACATTTTTGGtttagtttaaagtttaaaaaaacaattctccAAATAGttacttattttcttttcttacgATGGCTAATCAATTAAATAATTTCAGCTCTAAACATTTCACTGAGGTCTTGTTGATACGTCTCACTTTATGGTAAATGTAGTGCTTtcgtccatgtcgatcctgtGGAAATGTAAATTTATTTTGCGTTAATAACCATGGTGATCTATTGTGGTGAGTGGGCCAGTTTTGTGATACGGGAAAGTCTGAGTTAATTTTATCTGGCGTTAATCTGTCTTCGTGACACAGGCCCATGGTGTCAAATCAACAGTCGGGATAGTTGGATACATCTGAAGAAGccattttatttctttctttcttcaaaaCGACATAACCCACACCAACCTTTAAactttgtttatattgttgttttcaTATCGGTTCAAACATTTCATTAAACTGAAGTTATCCCTCAAAAACCGTAATGAAGTTACCGGCTTCTTTACGATGTTTAATTCCTGCAGCTCAGGGTGTCTTCGTTTGACAGGACAGCAGATCATTTTAACTCCTTGATAAATGTGTTCAGTGTTATTGCATATACATTATAAAGTGACTGGGGTGACGTAAAGTCAATCAGATTGTTTCGGGTCATCACAGATTTTAAGGTATCAGCTCATCTCCTTAAATCTTTAGTTGAATCTTACAGGACATAATTTACTGGACTCTAGATAcagtgtctttttctttttaatttttgatCCTAATCCTgcttgtatgtttgttttgtgcacTAGGCGCAGTTGTGTAGCAGTTCAGTATTGctggttagctgttagctggtGGCGTGTTGCTCTGCTGAGTGCTTGGATGTATCCAGTATTCTCCAGAATGCTCCTGTGACTACCAGTGGGGCGCTCGCTGCAGTCTCACCCTTTGTAAGATGAAATGTTTTCTCCCATATGGTCACTGATGACAAATGTGACTTTCATTAAAGATTTGGTGTTTTGTCTAAAAAGGTCTCTTCTTTTATTACGCAGTTTTATTTTTGAGGGGTGTACATTTCAGAAAGTAAATACATACATGGAGTTTGACTCCggtttttatgcagctctctcaatgtactggAATAGAAATaatcaaagtaaaaataaaatgtttatatacAAGTAAAGTGTTCGGGAGCtgtaacaatacaaatagtgcaaagaaataaatactggtaGATATACATGGACTGCATAATAATGTACATAtagatgtctatatactgtatgcacagtGAGTAGAATTTATATTTCCAGTGACGGGtatgtacataaagtgacaTACAAAAAATTTGCACTAAAGCCATAATTTATAATCTAAAATGTGTATTAAACACTAAATTATAATCTTAAAaaagtgcattaaagactgtaatttataatctaaaaagtgtaaatgctacaatatatgttaaaaaaaatatacatactaaaattaaaataataaataatataataaatataaccataatgcaaataattaaatataaaatgctgAGAGGTgagatctattaagtgtgttaaatataaatgccagaatggtatgaataagaatatttcttgtatgtacagtataaatgcagtattaatgacagcattgcacagttgaattattacACAAATTATTGTCACGTCAGTATTgtataaagtaaaagtactagtaCCATACTCTgagaatactctgttacatgTCAAATTCCTGCATCAGGGGAGATACTACAGgtcaaaacattgttttctcatgCACTGGTTtggagattttgggctattttgcttccagtCTTCTTTTAGACTTGTGGAAAtaatccaaaatacacattaaggtttttattttactactttttctatttgtatatttttcctaaattcaccaaaattagcatgagataatgcctcatttacatatttaaacatacatttcagaaatacttaaaataagtgtcttaatgtcagtaatcaactggagaagtttcatggtgatatctattagttaatattttttacatccaccaaactgtCCAGTTTCAATCTTATctttattctgaaggtttttacagaggggtttgttcacaTATCATTCagagcctgatttatacaagattgtattcctaaaaacaaagcaaaaatatattttattattatggctattgacaatattttctgatttatagagtgataaaaagagatattcaAAATCTTCTCTATAAAAACGTTTGACTCTattatgtcaacaaaatgaaacaagaattttgaacctggctttattcaatgttcatatttatgttctggaaatgtatgaaaatgaccacatatttgataagataatgccttGTTTGCATATTTAGAACGAGAATCCCTTAATGttagtaatcaactggggaagggATGTTCATGAGTAATTTGTTTTTACCCTATTCAACTGTAGTGACTCAAAGTACTTAAAGTTAACTGATTTTAAAGTGAACTGATTTTAAAGTGAACTGATTTTAAAGTGAACtgattgtgcagtaaaatgtcccatgtcagtgttttttattatgtatGATGTTTCTGTTTAGCTTTAGTTTATAGAGACAGTCGATGTCCTTCAAGAGCTGTGActgctttatttttgtaatcaaATTTTAGGCTTTTATGAAAAGCTGATAAATTggacttaaaaataaaaaaatgtgcaattttgCTGGGTTTACATAATAAAACagtatcaataaaacaaacagggaTAAAAGAAGTTAAGCTAATAAAATGAAGTactgagtatttctattttctgttactttctacttctactccactacatctcagaggtacatattgtacttttactacatttctctgacagctttagttactttacagattctgattattaatataaaatatgaatcaactcATAAGGTATGATGTTACTATAGGTGAAgatacccagcagtatataacaTGATTAAAATGAGCTACGCCTTGACCTGCtgcatttaatatttaaaagtgTAACAATATAAATCTGTTCTAATCCAGGTATGTATCATCAGGTTAGCATAatgtaaaatattgtttttaagaGGGAGCAGATAGAAGTATTATTGTTTATTACTCAGAAATACGGTGGTTTTCTTAACTTCATGTACAGTAGatgttattttatgtaattGTGATATGTGATCTTGGTTGTctattaaaaaatttaaaaaaagaaatctgctcCCTTCAATCATCACTGAGTCTGTATTGTTTGACAAAATGTTAGACATTAATTTGAAttaaattatgaaataaaaacaccttTATATACTTGGAACAGGtaaaatcatttattaatttaaagtatatttattGTTACCAATCTGTTTTGATTCCTTGAAACCCATTTTGTGTATAATAACATATGATTATAGCATTTGTTTATTGATTCTGATagaataacattttgtttttagaacaataaaacaatccCCAGTGATAATTAACCGATCCTATACTCTGCCCTTTTCCCCAGAATTTGCAATCACACCTGAGAAAGGTTTACACATTTAACAAATCTTTGGAACATATTTACTGATCATTGATaaggtttaattttttttatataaatatgaattttatattttcaaaattCCTCTCCAAGTATAAGCAAGGGTTCCTCTTTTTGTACAGAAACTGGCAGTTTTTTCCCAAATACAAGAACGTCTTGTTTGTCCTTGTTAAAATTGGGCTAAATTGATATTTAATGAGGTTTCATGTGTAAAACAGAAACCTGTAGTGGCGAAGAAATACATTAAATGGAAATACATAGTGCTCAAATGAATGTACTTTAAGTTCAGATCTAAACGCTTGTTCAGCTCCTCTAATGAATTCCCagtatatattattgtattattactcAAACTTTGTGATGCAGTGTGATGAGTAATTACTGTAAACAAAAAGATGCAGAGGTCGACACCGAAAAGCAAAGTGAAGACAAATAAAATCACTGACACATGTACAAAAAACAGGACATGCTTCTCAACTGCAGACATTTTATTGAACCAAATGTGGATTTTGCAAAACAGACTTGCTCTCCATCACCCTCAGTCACAGGAGCACAGTGTGACCTGGCCATGGCTTTGATTTTTACTGTATTACTTCAGCAACTCTACATCTTAACTTATGTTTATAAATTATTGCATTATATAGGAAAATTAAAGATTCAAGTGTCCATAACCGCAGATGTGGTAACAGGTTTGTTTTTGGACCACACCAGAAAGCTGGTCAAGTGCCAGAGTAGGAAACTCACTTCATTTACTGGCAAATCCAAAATTATCCTCAATGTTAAGAGCTAAGAATCATACTGTCACCGAGCTACAGCCGAATATTACCAGTATTTGATTTCACTTCCTACTCTGGAGGGTTCATCTGATCACATATTAAACCGACTCAGCCTTCCACATTACAGGCCTCGCTTTGACCACTGAATGCCCATTCAATTTTAATACTTGGATTGGCtgcaaaaacaactaaaaatgaGTTAGAAAAAACGTGCCATTAAATGAGGAGCAAAACACAAATTTGCTGGATGGGGTGGTGAAGATGGTCAGTACTTTACACAATCTCTGCTCTGTAACCTGAGAGCAGGTGGCTGGGCATGTGAAGCAGACGGAAACGAGGGAAATCACGCATGTTGGCTCACTACAGAGACTGGCTTCTGCAGCAAATGCCTCCACACCCTTACGTCCCCTCCTCCCACCTGCCGCCTTTGCGCTTCTAAATGTACCCACTTCAGCAGTAAACAGTTATAAAGTCTATGACCTTCCTGTACAAACCCAGTCCCCATTCCCCATGACACCACTCCAACATATGGAGACTCAAAGTTTTATTGAAACACCTTgaatacaaaacaaaagagtTACATGAAACGGTGCCTCCTAGTTATGGCACAGgacctaaaaagaaaaaattaaaaaaggaaataaacaaaagggggaaaggaaggaggaagtgtgtgtgggagggtcATCACCACTCATCCCTGATGTTTGGAGCTGCAGTGGTGTGTCTTTGTGAGAGCGAGCCTGCCCCCTGGTGTTGTTGGGGTGCGGTGGTGTTACAGGATCCCATGTTTGTCAGAGGTAATTCATGTGTTGGTTAATAGGAGCTGGTGGGGTTGCAaggggggagaggggagaggaagagcaACAGCAGCACATAGGAGGAGGGGGAGTTTAATGGCCTTCtaagagagaaggggagagggCTGCTAGCAGCTTCTAGAAGCCGTGGACTTTGAGCTGCTCCTCCTTGGCCAGGCCAATCTGTGGAAAAAGAAAACGAGAGatcaataaatgaaaatgacctctgacctccagtcTGTGCCTCAAGTCGGCACTGTTTTACATAGCAGGAAAACAACCctgttggggttttttttaacaacaaaaGACTCACCTCGATGAGGAACTGGCAGATATTCTTGCGCTGGTCTCCCTGCAGCTGGATCACTTCACCATACTCTGGGTGCTCAATCACTGTCCCATTGCACGCA
This window harbors:
- the srsf2b gene encoding serine/arginine-rich splicing factor 2b isoform X2, with the protein product MSYGRPPPDVDGMTSLKVDNLTYRTSPETLRRVFEKYGRVGDVYIPRDRYTKESRGFAFVRFHDKRDAEDAMDAMDGALLDGRELRVQMARYGRPPDSHYGGSGGGGGGGGGGGGGGGGGGGRRGGGGGTTRRYGGGGGGHGRRSRSPRHRRRSRSRSRSRSRSRSRSRYSRSRSRSYSRSKSHSPRNKKVKAKSPSRSRSRSRSRSKSKSKSKSKSKSKSKSKSRSRTPSRGSRSRSKSQPKSAAENGGETP
- the srsf2b gene encoding serine/arginine-rich splicing factor 2b isoform X1, producing the protein MSYGRPPPDVDGMTSLKVDNLTYRTSPETLRRVFEKYGRVGDVYIPRDRYTKESRGFAFVRFHDKRDAEDAMDAMDGALLDGRELRVQMARYGRPPDSHYGGSGGGGGGGGGGGGGGGGGGGRRGGGGGTTRRYGGGGGGHGRRSRSSSPSPRHRRRSRSRSRSRSRSRSRSRYSRSRSRSYSRSKSHSPRNKKVKAKSPSRSRSRSRSRSKSKSKSKSKSKSKSKSKSRSRTPSRGSRSRSKSQPKSAAENGGETP